The segment ggagcagtggaggaggcccagggcCTTGCGGCAGGTGCGGGCAGGAGCTGCGCACAGGCAGTCTCCCGGCACGGGCGGCAGGGGCGCAATAAAAACCCGCCAGGCGGCCCCTTGTCTGCGGTTCCAGGTCCTCAGAGGCAGCCGGCCGCGGGTAGGAAGGATCGGAGAAGACGCGTGCGTTCGCGCTGAGCCGGGATGTGCTTCGTGGTTGTTACCTAACCGGCGCTGAGCCGGGATGTGCTTCGTGGTTGTTACCTAACCGGCGCGGCGGCGCACTGTCTCCCCAGCCTTTATGTTGCCTTGGGCCCAGAGGTGACTGGGGGCGCccgggagggaggcccgaggcAGGGAACGCGCAGACACCCAGGGTTCAGAGGCggggcctgcacctgcgtggacgTCAGTGTCCACGGGCTACTCAGGACCCAACCTCCCCTGGGTAAGAGGACTGTACGtttgtccctggttcctggcatggAGCCCCAAACCCTTGGAATGTCCCGAGTGCCAGGAGGAGTTTTTGCTGTTTGTGAGGAGCCCCTTTCCCAGGGAGGCCCCTTGGGACACCCCTCACTCTGTGCCAATGAGCGCCAGGCTGGGagtgcccggccccgcccccgctccaGGGCCTGGACAGTGGCCCGAGACCAGGGCACAGGAACTTTTGAGCCATGGGGTTCAGAGGGTTCCGGGCTGGTGGAAGCCCCCGGTGGTGCGGGGAGGGGCACCCCTGCGTGGGCTCGGAAGCTCCGTGGCTGCCGCTGGGCGGAACTCGTTACAGCGGCGCTGTGACCGGACAGGGCGCACCTGCGAGTTCTCTGAGGAAGGGGTCCGGGAGCCCCCACCTTCTGTCCCGTCCAGGActtgcagctgctgcctgggggggggggcgtcctgCGCACGCAAGCCCTCCATGAGTGGGCTCTGATGCTAGCTCCGTCGAGACGGCGTCCACGGGGAGCTGGTGGATCGACAGGGACTGGATCTTGTGGGGCGGAGACTCAGAGGAGCCTCCCAGGCCTGCGAGAGCCATGGAGTCCTGGCAGGAGCTCCAGGGGGcgcccaggagctgcagggagggCCCAGCGTGGGACTGACAAGTGACTGCGGCTTTGGGCGGTGAAGGGGTCGCAGTGCCCAGCCCCCCGGCCAGCCCTCAGCCAGTAGTGGCGGCAGCCCGGGGCCACAGTCCTCATCGCCCTTTCTCGGCTCTCTCCACAGTGGGCAATGGCCTTGCGGCCGGCAGCTCCGACtcctccggctccggctccggctccgacTCGGAGGAGCCCACGGAGGGCCAGCCGGCCAAGGCctcggtggcggcggcggcggtcaCCCCCACCAGTCCGGTGGGCAGCAGCGGGCTCATCACTCAGGAGGGCGTGCACATCCCCTTCGACGTCCACCACGTGGAGAGCCTGGCCGAGCAGGGCGCCCCGCTGTGCCCCAACCCGGCAGGCAGCGGGCCCGAAGCCCTGGAGACAGTGGTGTGCGTGCCGGTGCCCGTGCAGGTGGGCGCGGGCCCGGGCGCCCTGTTCGAGAACGTTTCCCAGGAGGCGCTGGGTGAGGTGGTGGCCAGCTGTCCCGTGCCCGGCATGGTGCCTGGGTCACAGGTGATCATCATCGCGGGCCCCGGCTACGATACCCTCACGGCCGAGGGCATCCACCTGAACATGGCGGCCGGCAGCGGCGCCCCCGGCGGCGGCCTGGGCGAGGAGGTGCCCTGCGCCATCATGGAGGGCGTGGCGGCCTACACGCAGACGGAGCCCGAGGGCAGCCAGCCGGGCGCCATGGACGCTGCGGCCGTAGCCGACATCGAGACCAAGAAAGGTCTGGGGGGGCGGGACGCCGCGGCGGCctctgccggggggggggggggcggggcgaggaGTGGCCCTGGGTGGACGCCCGGTCTGTGTGCGCCCCATAGAGAAGGAGGACCTGTACGTGCTCAAGAAGGAGGAGCAGCCGGCCCCGGCGCTGGCCGAGCTGGCGGCCACCGTGCCCGAGAGCGCGCGGCCCGAGGCCGAGGCGGACGGCGAGGAGCTGGAGGGCGGAGCCATGTCAGCCATCATCTACGAGATCCCCAAGGAGCCCGAGAAGTGGGTGCTGTGCGGGGTGGGCCTGGGTGGAGGGGGGCCCACAGCCGCCTGGTGCGTGGGAGCCCTGACGCCGGGGTcgcgtctcccccacccccacccccgcccccaggaggcGGCGCAGCAAGCGGGCGCGGGTGACGGACGCCGACGGCCTGCTGGAGATGTTCCACTGTCCCTATGAGGGCTGCAGCCAGGTGTACGTGGCCCTCAGCAGCTTTCAGGTGAGGCCACCCGCTGCAGCCCGAGGCTCGGGAGAGGCGCCCCGCCCGTGCCCACCCGGGGCCAGATGTCACCTGCCGCCTTCCCTGCTGCCCTCGgggccccttcccccttcccatACTGCCCTTGGGGCCCCTGTCCTGCCGCCACAACCAGCCAGGGGCCCTTCCCACACAGCCCAGGTGCGGCCGCCCGCCCCTCCCGGTGGCTCCCACAGGCTCCCTCTCCCTGGGCGCTTCGGGCGCAGCTGCACCAGGAGGCCCACCCCGGCCTCCCAGGGCCGCTGCAGCCCGTGCAGAGCTCACGGCCCAGGATGGACACAGGGTCTTGTCACAGCTGCGCACCTGCCACCGCAGGCGGCACCAGCAGGGCTTTGCGTCTGAGCCCCTGCtgtgtgtccagctgctccactgagtGGAGGAATGGAAAGGAAAGCAATGGACAAGTCAGGAATTCCAGGCCAGTGGCATCTGTGCGACCCTGGCCAGCcactgggcccagccctgccactgcccATCTGTGAGACCCTGGCCGGCcactgggcccagccctgccactgcccATCTGTGAGACCCTGGCCAGCcactgggcccagccctgccactgcccGTCTGTGAGACTCTGGCCGGTCACTGGGCCTGCTTCCCTATCCACAGACATGGCGCATAGTGGGCTTTGGGAGGGTGGAGGCCCCGGCACGGGTCTGGCTCATAGTAGGTGTTCAGCAAAGCCCTTCGGCCCGAGCGCTGCCTCTGGGAGTCGCTGAGCTGCGCGAGGGCACCTCCAGCCCAGCCGATCCCTGGTCTCCCAGCTACGCTCACCTGGCCCCGGCTTCGGGAGCCCCTGGGTGGACCCACAGTGCCCACTCTCGCCCCTCTCCCCCAGAACCACGTGAACCTCGTGCACCGGAAAGGGAAGACCAAAGTGTGCCCTCACCCTGGTTGCGGGAAGAAGTTCTACCTGTCCAACCACCTGCGGCGACACATGATCATCCACTCAGGTTCGGCTCCGTGCTCGCTGCCCtcggtggagccaggagctccatccgggtctcccacgcgggggcaggggcccaagcactaggaccatccttcactgccttcccaggccacagcagagagctggatgggaagtggagcagccggtccaTGTGCCGCAGGCGGGGAGGCTCAGCCTAtgacaccacagcgccggcccctcagtcaCGTAGACGTCAAGTGTAGGGgtgggtgctgaggcacagtgagGAAGGCGCCGCTTGGGACAGCCACACCCCACATCGGAGTGTCTGGGATTAAGTCCCGCCTCCAcgtcccagccagctccctgcgcatgcgcacCTTGGAGGCAGCCGGTGATCGACGGCtcgagtcctggggcccctgcgccctcgtgggagacccagatggcgctcctggcccagccctggctcttgcgggCACCCCAGGCACTCGGGAGGTGAACCCGCGGGTGGGAGATGGCTGTGTGTGTCTGCCCTTCCAATAGATGAATCTTAAAAGTCCCGAGGCGCCGGCCAGGGCTGGCATCTCCGCCCTCCGGCCACGGGCAGGTCCCACGCTGGTTCCAGggagagcagggccagggaggcACCTCCGGGTGAGCGCGCTTCCAGcggatttattttatctgtttggAAGGCGGAGGTTCCCTTCCCGAAAGCCCACAAGAGCCTGGCctggccggggctgggcggggccgcaGCGCCCTCAGCCCCGCgtcgccgcccctccccccccaggtGTCCGGGAGTTCACCTGCGAGACCTGTGGCAAGTCCTTCAAGAGGAAGAACCACCTGGAGGTGCACCGGCGCACGCACACCGGCGAGACGCCCCTACAGTGAGTGCCCGGCCGCCCCGAGCTCCGCGCGCGCCCGTccgcgcccccacccccgcccccgcccgcgcccgcgcccagCCCCCACCGCTCTGCCGCCGCCCCCGCAGGTGCGAGATCTGCGGCTACCAGTGCCGGCAGCGCGCGTCGCTCAACTGGCACATGAAGAAGCACACGGGCGAGGTGCAGTACAACTTCACGTGCGAGCGCTGCGGCAAGCGCTTCGAGAAGCTGGACAGCGTCAAGTTCCACACGCTCAAAAGCCACCCGG is part of the Oryctolagus cuniculus chromosome 16, mOryCun1.1, whole genome shotgun sequence genome and harbors:
- the ZNF653 gene encoding zinc finger protein 653 yields the protein MAERAPEPEAEAEAEAGAGGEAAAEEGAAGRKARGRPRLTESDRARRRLESRKKYDVRRVYLGEAHGPWVDLRRRSGWSDAKLAAYLISLERGQRSGRHGKPWEQVPKKPKRKKRRRRNVNCLKNVVIWYEDHKHRCPYEPHLAELDPTFGLYTTAVWQCEAGHRYFQDLHSPLKPLSDSEPDSDKVGNGLAAGSSDSSGSGSGSDSEEPTEGQPAKASVAAAAVTPTSPVGSSGLITQEGVHIPFDVHHVESLAEQGAPLCPNPAGSGPEALETVVCVPVPVQVGAGPGALFENVSQEALGEVVASCPVPGMVPGSQVIIIAGPGYDTLTAEGIHLNMAAGSGAPGGGLGEEVPCAIMEGVAAYTQTEPEGSQPGAMDAAAVADIETKKEKEDLYVLKKEEQPAPALAELAATVPESARPEAEADGEELEGGAMSAIIYEIPKEPEKRRRSKRARVTDADGLLEMFHCPYEGCSQVYVALSSFQNHVNLVHRKGKTKVCPHPGCGKKFYLSNHLRRHMIIHSGVREFTCETCGKSFKRKNHLEVHRRTHTGETPLQCEICGYQCRQRASLNWHMKKHTGEVQYNFTCERCGKRFEKLDSVKFHTLKSHPDHRPT